CACAGCCCGCGTGGCTCCACCGGTCTGTCGTCGCATCCGTCTCTCGCCGACCCGCAGGCGACGACGCCTTCTGCTCTCCGGATTCTCCCTCGTTGCGCTGGCCTTCCTCACGACGCCCCGGGCACATGGCATCGACGAAGCAGGACCCAAGACGCTCTCCCCCGTCGTGCATTTCGTCGCGGCGCAGAACACACCTCGCGTGACGATCCAGGAGGTCTCCCGACCCGTTCTGAATGCGCTCCCGCGGACTGCCGCTCAACTCGTGTGCCCGTCGGCCGCAACGTGTTCCGTACGTGCGGCAGCCCACACGGGGGCCGGCTCTCGAACGGTCGTCGGATGGCCGGAGAAGCCCGCGCCGGCCGTCCCCGCTCCCTCCCTCGAAGAGTTGATTCGTGGACCGCAACCACCTCCCGAACAGTGGACCTACGAGCTTTTGCCGAAGACGAAGGACACCGACCCTCCGGCGGGCATCGCAACCACGAAGAAAGTCGGCAAGCTCGCGCAGAGTTGGGCCCTCCCGCCCGTAGCGGATCGAACCGTCTCCACGCCCCCGACGCGCATCGAACCCGGCGCCGTGCTGCAGTTCGCCTATGGCGTCGAGGAGCCGGCCTGGTCGATCGACTCGGCCCCGGTCACGTTCGAGGTTGTCGCCCTGTTCGGCGAGAAGCAGATCTCGCTATTTCGACGCGTACTCGACCCGGCGCGCAACGAGTCGGAGCGACGATGGTTCGAGCAGCAGATATCGCTCGATCCCGTCGCGGGGAAATCGGTGCAGTTCCGCTTCTCGGCGACCACGGTCGACCCTGCCGACCTCCGACCGCAGGCACCGGTCTGGGCGGACCCGTCGATTCTCGAACCACGCGCGGACACCCGACCTTCGATCGTTCTGGTCTCACTCGACACTCTGCGGGCCCGCAGCCTGAGTGCCTACGGATACGAACACGAGACCACGCCGTTCCTCGCGAGCCTGGCCAAGCGCGGAGCGTTGTTCACGCGCGCGTTCACCACGTTCTCGAACACGGTGGGGTCCCACGTGAGCATGTTCACCGGGCTGTACCCCGCATCCCACCAAGCCATCCAGCTCGAGAAGATCATTCCGCCGGAGGTTCCGAACCTCGCGCAGTCGCTCCGCAAGGCCGGCTACGTGACCGCCGCGTTTACAGAGAACGGCAACGTCAAAGGCCCAAGCGGCTTCTGGCGGGGCTTCGAGTACTACAACGAGTTCAAGCGCATCATCGCGGACGGGGGCGGCGCCACAGGGACGTTTGGCCGCGCACTCGATTGGGTCCAACACAATCGAGATCGCCCCTTCTTCTTGTTCGTGCACACCTATGCCGTGCATTTCCCGTACGTTCCGCCAAAGAAGTACGCCGAGCTCCTCAAGCAGGACGCGTCGGAAACGATCGAGCCGCGACGGAGCCTGCTGAACTACGAGGCGGAGATTCGTTTCCTCGATGACGAGGTCTCCCGGCTGATCGAAGGAATCTCGAAGCACGTCGACCCCAAGCACCTCCTTCTCGTCATCACCTCGGATCACGGCGAGGAGTTCAAAGAGCATGGGTTCCTCCAGCACCGGCAGCTGTACGACGAGGTGCTGAACGTCCCGCTTCTCTTCGTCTGGTCCGACGTCATCCCCGCCGGGGAGCGTCACGGTCAAGCGGTCTCGCTCGTGGACATCGTCCCCACGGTCCTGGATCTCGCCAGCGTTTCCGAGTCGGCAAGCACCGAAGGGCAGAGCCTCGCCCCTCTCCTCACCGGGAAGGCCACACCATCGGCGGACCGGATGGTTTACGCCCAGGGATGGCCGTCGGTCGGGCGGCAGTTCGCATCCCGGCAGCAGAGCAAGAAGTGCATCATCGTCGACCGGGAGCCTACGGCCGAGTGCTTCGATCTGGCGACCGACCCCGACGAGAAAGCTCCGCTTCCCGAATCGTCCGGCCCCGCGTTCAAGCGCTTGGCCACGGCCGTACGCGCATACCGAGACCAGTTCTACGAGAACGCCCAGAACCAGACACCCACACCGGCTTCGTCGCAGATCGACCTCGAACGCGAGCGGAACCTGCGAGCCCTCGGCTACATCGAGTAGGCGGGACTTCGGGACGGGCTTCCTCGGAACCTCAGTGACACCGAACACCGTGCTCCTCCCCGACATCAACCAGACCGACAGCGGCACCGTGACCCTTCAGGCGTTCTGTGACGGAGCCGAGTCCTCCGCCGCGGTCTTCCGCGCAGTCGACGGCGGTGGCCACACGATTTCCAGCATCGCGAGTTGCATCGGCCCGACGCTCGAGGGGCTCTTCGGAAAGCAGAACCGGGACTTCGAAACCGCGGAAGGAGACTGGGCGGTCCTCCCACACCAGCACCTCGCCGGGACCGATGCGGCCTGCTGCAATTGGTGCGTCGAAGCCGTCGAGGAATGCGACGACGGCAACCCAATCGACGGCGACGGGTGCCCCGCGACGTGCGTGGCCGGAGGTTCCGCCCTACCGATCGTCTCGTTCGGAGGGCTGGCCGCGCTGGTACTCGGGCTCCTCGGCGCCGGAGTCCCGCCGAATAGCCTGCGCAAGCGCCATCTGGTGGTCGTTCACCGCTACGTGTAGAGAAAGACCGTTGTCCACTCCCCCGATGAACGCCGAAAACCTGTCGGCTTGTCCGGCTTGCGGCAGCAACGCAACCGACGGCCGTACGCGTGTCCCCGACCACGAGTACGGCGTCGAATTTGTTGCCACCTACGTGCGGTGCTCGGCGTGCGGGTCGGAGACGCAGGCGCCG
The nucleotide sequence above comes from Candidatus Binatia bacterium. Encoded proteins:
- a CDS encoding sulfatase, whose translation is MAPPVCRRIRLSPTRRRRRLLLSGFSLVALAFLTTPRAHGIDEAGPKTLSPVVHFVAAQNTPRVTIQEVSRPVLNALPRTAAQLVCPSAATCSVRAAAHTGAGSRTVVGWPEKPAPAVPAPSLEELIRGPQPPPEQWTYELLPKTKDTDPPAGIATTKKVGKLAQSWALPPVADRTVSTPPTRIEPGAVLQFAYGVEEPAWSIDSAPVTFEVVALFGEKQISLFRRVLDPARNESERRWFEQQISLDPVAGKSVQFRFSATTVDPADLRPQAPVWADPSILEPRADTRPSIVLVSLDTLRARSLSAYGYEHETTPFLASLAKRGALFTRAFTTFSNTVGSHVSMFTGLYPASHQAIQLEKIIPPEVPNLAQSLRKAGYVTAAFTENGNVKGPSGFWRGFEYYNEFKRIIADGGGATGTFGRALDWVQHNRDRPFFLFVHTYAVHFPYVPPKKYAELLKQDASETIEPRRSLLNYEAEIRFLDDEVSRLIEGISKHVDPKHLLLVITSDHGEEFKEHGFLQHRQLYDEVLNVPLLFVWSDVIPAGERHGQAVSLVDIVPTVLDLASVSESASTEGQSLAPLLTGKATPSADRMVYAQGWPSVGRQFASRQQSKKCIIVDREPTAECFDLATDPDEKAPLPESSGPAFKRLATAVRAYRDQFYENAQNQTPTPASSQIDLERERNLRALGYIE